The DNA segment TCCCAACTCTTTCTGCAGACGAGGGAATAAAATTCAGAGTTCCTACTGcaaacttttttattgatatgattCAGTTACTGCTTGACACGCTAAAAGTTCCACAGGGTAtagctaaataaataaaaggttaaaaaccGAGTGATCGTGGTGTTTCATCATCAAAAGCATCATTGTATTAACGAAGAATAcgataaaaacattataaaaattaaattacaatatatatttgctaaaTACTTCGTCTAAATGATAACCATAAGTAAAATATTGGAATAAAGAGACGACATACGCTGAAACATTCCGAGTTAATAAATACACAGTATAACAAGAGCATTCAGAATGACATGGTCGAATGAAGAATAGTGTCAACTTCGCCTCACGACAAAGgattacaattaaacaatggaCAATAACTTAAATACATACTGCACCAAGAGTTGTGGCTAtagtgcactgcacttctcctgaATGAGATCTATCTGCTTATGTAGTTTGAAGTGAAAATCTAGTACTTTCGAGTTTTTCTCCGGATAAAAAAGTATGAAAGTTGACAAAGggcaatacataaaaaaataccgcTGATAAAGTTATGGTCCATGTTCACTGTTCTTTTTCTAAATGagacatatatatgtaaatgaagtttgaagtaaataaacattttgatttatgCTGCGGAAAAAAACAAGTaatggaaataaacaaagaacaattgttataaaaatactGCAGTCAGTGTTATGGTTCCTGTGAATTGCACTTCCCTTCAatgacattttcttaaaattcaataCCTTAAATGAGTCGCACACAAAATAGGTATAAAacttaacaaagggcaataactacatgtaataaaaaactACACagagagttatggttcttgtacacttcACTTTTCCCAAATtagttgtatttgtatatgaagTTGGGAGTAAATTccacaaagacttttcaagttatgctcctgacaaaaaataagaatgcacattaacaaagggcaataacttacTTAGCAATACTGCACCCAGAGTTATGGGGTTTGCACTGCACCTTTACTAAACGAGATATATCCgtatatgaagtttaaagtaAAAACCTCAAAGACTTTTGAAGTCATGATTCGGACAAAAAAGAAGTATGAACAGtttcaaagggaaataactcaaaaAATATTGCAGATAGAGTTGTTATTAGCGTGGATAGCACATttcctcaatgagatatatctgtatAGGAAGTTTAAAGTACATACCTCAAAAACTTATAAAgctatgctccggacaaaaataagaatgaaaattaattaaggGCAATAACTTAAACAAATCCTGCATCCAAAGATATGGTTCTTTCGCACTGCACTTTTACTTAAtaagatctatctgtatataaagtttgaagaaaatacctcaaagacttttcaaggtATGCGCTGGACAATAAcatattaatgaaaattaacaaagggaaaatactaaaaaatacTGCAGCCAGAGGTATGGTATCTGAGTAATGCACTTGTCTTTAATaagatatatctgtatatgaagtttgatcTCAATatctcaaagacttttcaagttattcTACGATAAAGATTTCCCGGTGgagaaaattaaaaagaaataagtataataatcaaaGGGAATTGACCCCCAAAATACCATACAAAACACAGCCGatatgtgtatgaagtttgatgTCAATACCTCCAAAACATGAAGTAATGGCGAAAAGTAGACTTATCCCGATGTCCCAGAATGGATGGACGGACGGGACAAGGTGATTCCTATATAGCCCCAGTCACAACGTGATATAGAAATAGTTTACAGTCAAATATCTGAATcgaaataatatatttccattGTCTTTGCAAATACTTTTCGCCCAGTCTGATCAATGAGGGAATTGTAGGTTTACAAACGGTTTGAACATGCGTGTGCGAAACATCAGTTTCAAAGCTAACAATATATAACCAAAACGTTTAGATGGTTATTTGCGAGGATTTGTTATAAAATCGTCCATTTTAATTGGAGACACAAGCATTTTACTGAACTGATTTCATTTTGCTGGATTTTGTTAAAGGCATTAACGAATTGAggagtttttttattattacaagATATAGCCAATCACTTCAGAGTGACTTCTTTATTATCTAACCTTGATAAAGTTGTTTTACCTGGGTATGGTACTTGTCCATGTGTTGTGATTTCCATGAGCAGAATGCCGTATGACCACACGTCAGACTTTATCGTGAAGCGCAAGAAATTAACCGCCTCTGGGGCCGTCCACTTGACCGGGAACTTAGATCCTGCACAATGAAAATGCTGTGATTAGACTAATGTTCAGAATGTGTCTTGCTCATTCTTGAATTTTACtgaaaatcattgaaaactttTCCTACAGAGCAATGGCAGTATCAACACCTTTTAAATATAACTGGCAACGTTCGAATGCAGCACTTGCACATTGACACTAccaaaaaacatttacttataaTTGCATAGAtctaaatttaaagaaaaacaaaaaatccaGCGTTTGGAAATGGCTTACTTTGTGCTAATTATCATCATTggccaaataaaataatatatttatataatgtcatcttcgttttaataaaattcttcaaaataGTTATTAGTGACAGAGAGAGAACCACATTATATTGAGCAAGATATTTTCACAACTGGAAtcttaaaatctaaaaataagcAGTCAACTGATCAAATAAAGAGCAAAATAACAATGTTGGAAATAATGTTGTCTGTAATGATACAAGTATGTAACAAATCATAACAAATGCAGAAAGCAGTTAGATTCATGCATTTCTTAAAAGAATCAAAAGTTTTCcataatatttaagaaataaactcGTTTGAATGAAACCAAAGAATTGTCAATAAGTGAAATCATACATTTCTTTATCAGATTCAATTGGCTTTTATGTAAAGGTTACAAACAAACCACCattttttaacatgaacatttatttacaagcaAACGAAGGTGTGTACTCATCATCTTTAATACTTTTGGCAAGCCAAAACCTAGTGACATTTGCTATTCCGATATCACCGAATTCAGGTTGCCAAATATTCATGGATAAGATTTTCCCTTTTATATGagtgacaactggccatatagaAAGGagaaaattgaaagaaatatacattattgGAACTTAAATCATTCTTGACCAGCGACTTCGAGAACTGTACTAATTATAGATAAACTTTTGACTGGATcagttacatatattttttcttgccaTCTCTTGCTCTCTCTccctcacacacacacacacacacacacacacacacacacacagagagagagagagagagagagagagagagagagagagagagagagaggtaAATGTATGTCTGAGTGGACACTTGAGAGATATAGTGGTACCATGTGCAGACTTGTAGTCGTCATCCTCAATTATCCGCGCAAGACCAAAGTCGGCaactttgcaaatataatttgCACCAACAAGGACATTTCTTGCTGCTAAATCTCTATGGATAAGCTTATTCCTTTCCAGATAAGACATTCCTGCAGCAATCTGAAATTTGTTAAATCTATACGGCATAAGcacatttatcataaaaatctCTATATGCCATGTAGATTCATTCGCTTTCTGTTGTGCTAGGCATTTCAACTGGTTGTGATTTTCACTGCTCTGAAAGTAACATTTGTGAAATTGAGGAGCAAGGCCATCTGATGTTGGCATAAGCAAGTTCAAATGGCGCATTCATCAAGCATTTTAGAGTTAGTGTGCTTGATTTACATGCGAAAGTATATTCAGTATCTTCAATGACGCGGGTCAGACCAAAGTCGGTCACCTTGCAGACATTACTCTACCAAACGAGGACATTTCTATTTCTGTCTGCTAGATCCCTGTTGATTAGCTTCTGATGCTCCAAGAATGACATGCCTGACGCAACCTGCAAGTTTTCATTCATCACACTTGCCAATTCACTAAACGTGAAACATAGAATTTTCTGCACCAGtgttaaacctttttttacaaGTTATGCAACATTGgctttatttttcgttttatcAAGATCTAATGGAAGAAAGTGTTTAAGAGTGCGATATCAGGCAATCCTTTTCAAGTTTTCGTCCCATTCTAACTTGTGCTTGGTTAATAAACAAACTAGCATGATTGACTATTTGGttcatttaataatgtattatgATATTCATGTTGACATTGACGCACATCTGTGTGGGTAATTTAAGGATCTACAttataatgttaacatgttaTATCAGAGGAAGATggttataatttttaaacttaaacaatCAGAGACACTAAAGTTTGCTTTAGGGTTTTGTTTGAGGGACTGTCATACTTTAAACATCATGACTGTTCGATGACAAAACGTATTGGCTCctgaatattcatattttaatagatttgttttatatgtagtAAGGAGTAGGGGACCGTACTTTGTCTTGTTGGAAAAGCGCCCGGTTTGTTACATAGTCTGTAAGTCTTCTATATATTGCTATAATtagtgaaatgtaaataaacaccAATCAGGTCCCCACCCACCCGAGTATTCAAGTAGTGAATTATTtttcgagtactcggacgatcgagTACACGAGAAATAATTGCCATCGCTagcaatatttattgatattaactgtgtatatttaaactttttttcaaaaataaatctcACTTGGTGCAAAGTCTAGGTACTTTCAGTGAAATACATTTCATAGATATTGCTAAATTAATGGAAATGAAGTTGATTTCATCAGTTTTTTACCATCTTCATATACTTTGGTGTTGTATATATGACGTTCCATACTTTctgtttctttcaaaaataagatatgtttaaacaattggaAATGAAATACAAAGCTACGTAAACATATAGTTGTAACGCCatacaataattaaaataaacaacacactCTATTACATCCTGAATctcacaataataatatttatgaagatacttctaaaaataataattataataatataagttcTGGGTAAAATGTATATCACCGAATAGtctaaaaatatttgatcaCCCTAAGAATcctttttaattacaaaataataacatttttaaacaccCTTATACTATAatcaaattgtaaatataataaaactgttttggtaTAATACATTCAAACGGCTATTCACCAGTCAAAGAATTGAACAATGAAAGCGTCTAGGTTATATAGATATTACAGAGCAAGCTTTACACAGATTCAGTAACCCACGGGGTGAATTCGTCATCCACAATAAGCCTAGCGAGACCAAAACCGGCAGTTTGACACTGTTCTCGTTCCCTACGAGAACGTTTATAGCGCCGTATTCCTGTGAATTAATTTCTCCTTTTCAAAATCATCCATCTCATTAGCAATCTTtcatatcaaattaataattaaGGACTGGCCTGAAGTTGACTTTTAATTTTAGGTTCTCTTTCTATTATAGATTGGTATTTGCGTTGTTTACCAACCTCGGGTAGGAATTTTGTGATCTGAAAAGGAACTACATTATAACTTTTAATGTATCATGATGCAGGTAATACACTTAAATGGCTGAAGGTAAAACACATTCTAtcagaacccccccccccaaatgaATTATCACAATTTCTCCATTTCTTGTAACAAAATTATTCCgtgattatttgtttaaacgTCAAAGAAGTCATGAAATACAGGTTCTTATATATTTTGGgaatatgacaatatatttaaataaataaaaaatatagtaaaaatcAAATCTAAATAATCTACAATGATTATAACACATGTTGAAATATGTCACCCACCTGTTCTGCGTAGTGCACCATATCGGGGAATGTTATGTATTGCCCGTCTCCGTCCCGCAGGTAGTTGAGCAGACTGTCATTGAGGAGCTCAGTCACAATGTAAATCGGCTCTTCCTTAGAGCAGACGGCGTACAGACGCACAAGTTTGTCATGGCGACACTGCTTCATGATCTGGGCCTCGGCAAGAAAGGCCTCCTTCTTCATTGTGCCTGGCTTTAGAGTTTTTATAGCGACATCTGTTGTGTTGTTCCATATTCcttgttgtaaaaatgatattcatgtAACTTTTAATCCAACATTACGGTTATTATGAAAGCTGTTTCAGATTGTTATCTAAGCAATGGTAACCACAAGAGCGCCGCCGATCAAAAGCCAGAGCTAGCATCTTTTATTTCTAAGGAGCATTCGTCAATAAAAGCCATACTGCGCTCCTTTCTATACATATGCGTAGTATCTCCTGCAATTTGGTTATCTACTTTCATTCGTATACCTTGCACGGTGtctgagttatggccaaggttcaAGATTTTGCCAAATGACGACAACAAAGACACCAAAACTATGACACTATCTtgacttttcttttttaaaacaaacaagcttaAATAACAGTGTTAACAATTACAACTGCTCAAAAGAGGGTTCATTATTAGAAGCAAACatctttttataacatttcattcattttttttcatatttttcttacCGTGGCTCAAAAGATATTATgcaaatttttaaacaaattgctTAGTATTGAAGCACTTTAACgtttattttaatgttcatcttaaaatgaagacaatataaagttttagtatatgtacatgtatgtgatttGAATCAGCTACCACTCATCAAGAAAGCATGTGACAACGAATGAATTCATAATCAGTAGTTTGGACAGAGTTCACGTCACATGACTTATGTCAATGGTTTGTCTCTCTTTAGCCTATGAATGATTGCAATCTGACTTTACTACCTCGATTTATAGCTGTGTCACATACTTTGCTGTCAACACTGATAACTTGAGTACATATTGAAAAATACGGATCGTCTGTAATCACAGCTATTGATTATATTCAGTTCTTGTTTACTTGATTACAATAAGGAAGAACTTCAGCACAAAAAGAAATCCAGGATCTATTTCTCTAGTGGCAGTCACCTATATTATATTCCTTTATACCACCTCCACCACCTCAGGATCAACACTGCATGACTGGATAACACTATACCTTTCAGATCTCCTTTCACTTAGAACatcttatatttttgtcaattatGGCTGAGCCATTTCAATAGtttcattgaaacattttaaaacaaaatttggcCAATGAAATAATACTGTAAGTTTGCCCCTTCTTCCAGTAAGAAAACCTTAATACAAAAAACTCTTTTTGTTTTTTGCCCCATTGATTTGGTATTCAACGTGTGTCCGAAATGCCAATAATGTCTCGAAGGAAACCTGATAATGCCATAAATATGCACATTAATTCAAACGTGATCATATAAAGTAGATTTTTATACCTTTCCAGACCTCACCGAAATGACCGGCTCCAAGCTTCTGTGCCAGCTGGAGCGAGTTCCTGTCAATCTCCCACGCGTCCTGAGTGTCCCGACTCAAATCGACCATCACCGGGACAGCTCGAGAACACGGTGCTGCCAATGACCGACATATACAATCCGCTTGCACTGTAAAGAGGACGAATAAAGACGGAAATGAATTTCTAGAATTATGGATCTTATGGGGTGTAGTGTCTGCCATTTTCAACagccatttttctttttctatttttaagaCAAGCGATATTCCCTTTTATTTCCCTGTAAACATGAATTACCAGGGGTCAAAATCCCCTAGTGATACTAACAAATATCAcgtaaacattttgaaaataagaaaatgatgATTGCATGAATAAACAATGAGTATTGTTCATAATAACAAAAGCCTTCCAGAAATTGAGAATTATGTTTGGATTGATATAATCTATATATTTGGTGAGTTTTGCATCCTGATTCAAGTTCTTGGCGGGAAGGTTCGTTCCAATTCTTTGCAGGATGCTTGCGAAAGCTACCATTTGAAACGTCTTGCTACGTTTTAACGATGTTAATAAGCGCAACCTCTGAGTTTATAATGTACTCGTTGATTCTGCTTCGTTAATGCTTCATTGGCGTCGCCATTGCATCATCCATTTGCATCACGTACTTCTCTATTTGGCAAGCTGACTGAGTGTACCCTTTCTCTTAACATTAGTGGCTTATAACCCCATAAGGACAGTATTTGTGGACGTTGTCATTTTCTGTACAGTCAAAGCaaaatttctttcttttctgcCTGACAAACCATTAATCTTATCATTTTTTCCTCGAATGAAAGAGTTTGGattcaaaaacacttttttccAACAAGAATAGTATGCtgccggtgtaacgttgtaaactgatccccatagaataatgaccccggtcattattttatatagaaaaatgacccctttctataaaatactgacaccccttataaaataatgaccccccaaTTTTATCTAATATTGACCCCCTACTAACCTGTTACTAACATACTCTTTATCAattcaagtcactgtcgtgCTTCTATTGCTgatatttgttgttgatgttgttatttCCCAGTTTTATGACCCTCCCGCCTCTTTACGAGGACATTATGGTGTGGACATACCAGCTTTACATGATGGAGGAAGACCCCAGGTGCCTTCCGGGCAATTTTCAGGCTCGGGTGGGCATCTGGGTAGAACCACCGACGTTCCGCAAGCTAGCTGGTTAGCTTCCTCACATGAAAGATCTTGACCGTGAGCCTCGGTGGCGCAATGATAGCGCACTTGCTTATAAAGGCGGATAAGTCTCACCAAAGGGATATTGTTTAACCGTATCAACATGGCAAATAGAAACAGATTACCTAATGGAATGGGGATACATAAAGGAATCCTTTTGCAGCTTGAAACCCCTGCAACTTTCAAGGTTCACGGTAGAACATACTTGAAACATAGATCACGAAACTTTTGCTTTAAAGGTGCATGACTTTTTGTTTAGAACATGTTTTAGatctaaatatttttgttaccTATAAAGGTATTATGCTTTAAGTATTTCAACAGgcttaagttttatttttccaaGATTTTTCCAAGATTCGTTGAGATAGTACCTTTAACAGCCTCGTAACTTTGTGACATCGCATTATGTtacgcatacatgtatataattattaatttaccttCTTTACAATGTAGTGTAAGCATTCTGGAACTTATATTAACGGTGATTTTGTCCAAAATGTAAGaagaaacatcattttgttattgcatcCTACATGTTACACTAATTTCGTAATAGCATGGGCTCGCGGGCTCATtacgaaaaaaatgcaattgacggtaaaatagttcattttttggAGTGCAAGGTTGTAAAAAAGGCAATTCATACGTGGAAAAGCACAATGTTTTATGCAACCACTGAAAGTGATGTCAAATACCCTTAACCTTCTATATGTCACTCATATATACCTCCAAAAATGGGCGAAATGGGTGTGGGGTAGCCCAGTGGTTTTATTACCTGTGACGCTCCTCGTCGTTGGAAATGATTCAAAATTCAGTATCTTGTTGAAGAGAAATCCTTCTTTGAATTTGGGGTATTTGTGTCCCTTTTCAGGCGTTTTTAAGTAGAAAgagtaaacaattatatcaatataaggcataaaatatgcaaatcggGTGTGGGGAAGTCCCATGTTTTAGGACATGTGACGCCAATGACAATAAGATGTGGTTCGaatttaagggccataactcccgAACAATTGGAGcaaatccatttttttctttctgcaCAACTAGGCATCGGTAGTAGTAATCCCTAAAGGTTTGAATCAATTCCGTCCAATAATGAATGAAGAGTTGCTGTCACAAAAATGttgcacgtacgcacgcacggacgcacCCACGGACGGATGCCATTACCATATTCCCCTCCGATGCCTATCGGTGGGGATAATTATGTTGTAAGTGTACCTTAGATGGGCTAGGGTTAGGGTTTGGGTTAGGGGGTCGTTATGCTATAGGGTGTCACAATTCTATGTGAGGGTCATTTTTCTACGTGTGGGggagtcataatataatgacaccccggtcataatattatgaccGGAGAGTCactattctatataaaataatgaccgggggtcattattctatgggggtcagtttacaacgttacaccggctTGAATTACTGCTAtttgaatacaatgtacacatgaATGGAAGAACAAGTGTAAAATTAACCTATATTACACTTTTATATTGTGAAAGCTGTGTGACAATTTATTGACATCTTGTGAATGCTGTGTGCAATAAAGTAAATGGCCATGTATTtttactttacaaaaataaaagcaGGAAAATCAAACTAtgtggaaataaaaaatatataatttgctATTATATTAACAAAGCAAATAATAAGATATCATACCCAATATAAAAGTCTATAATGAGTTTTCTCTGCAatggtatatgtatatttatacttgtaagtttttgtttttgtaaaataagaaaaaaatgttggattaaagtaaacaaaatagttGACACAATGATCAGGAAGAGGCCGcaaattgcaaaaaaagtatttccttcctttaattatgaaatgttcatgtaCTCGAGACTTGAATCTTAATGTATCACCTTTATAGTGGTCCACAAGTTCCATCATACTCTTGAACTGTCGTCTTTTGACAATGTACACTCCGCCTCCATCCATGTTGCGAAGCTTGTAATGTTTGACGCAATCCGGATTGGCCTTGTTCTGGTCATAGTCTCGAATGGACAACGCATAGCTTCCTGAATGCgggaaataaatatgaatgacaAACAttctacataaaaataatttcaaaatacaaattatatgaaaacatgCTGCATAAGTGATAATGTAATGTGTCTGCTTGAATGCTGTATGTTTTAGAACATGAAAAAGCTACACAAAACTGGGGACAACTGTTCGCTATAGTCTCAATTAACCAAGAGATTCCAGTTTAAACAACTGGAATGGATACTTCCATAAGGCCTCTTCTATAGGCTAACTTAATTAGATTTGAACTAGTAACAGATATGATATAACTGTATACACAATCGACCCACCCGGACAACTCTCTCTCTCCCGTACAAGGAAAGCTCCAACAGGGTTGTCCTTCGTCAACAAGTTTCTCTCTGCCTCCTTACGTGTCACCTGTCCGAAAAACCAGCTGCAGTAGACAAATAAGAAAATCATACTCAAGTTAATTAGAGAATCAGACAAGTTTCAATCAGAAAATCAGAACAAAGTTTCGATAGAGAATCAGAACAGGGTTTTCAACAAAGAATCAGTTCACAGTTTCAAAAATGAATCAGAACACAGTTTCAATaagaaacaacatattttcaatagATATCTAGAGCTGGGTTTTAATAGAGAATCAGAACACATTTTAGCAGAAATCAGAACAGGCTTTCAATAGCCaatttaaaaaggtaaaaatgagAATCAGAACAGGGTTTTACATTATAATCACAACACAATTTCACTGAGACTGGGAACGGTAGTCTTTAGAACCCTGTCCCATTAAATtgggtttatgtttgaactttaggctactgagcttgtttctgtagctttttatataaattttcaacAGAAAATCCAAAAATGGTTTCAATAGACAATCAGAACAAGATTTAATACAAAAACAGCATTGGTTTCAGAAGAGTATCTAAGCAGGGTTTTAATGTTGAATCAGAACAGGGTTTCAGAGGAGAATCAGAACAGGGTTCAAAACAATACGGTGTTCGTCGACACTGAGTCTTTAACCacaaatttattatattagCTCTGCTAATGAAGTAGTGGTTTAACTTCTTATGATAAAAGAGAGTATCTGATATGATGATCATCCGTAGAATGTGTTTTTATGGCATAACCATTCAGTCCTCGATATTATGCagtcaatataattattcttatatttataagttGATAATGATagcaatataaatttattattctaTGTCCTTAAGTTAACATCATTATCTCCAACAATTGCTTTCACTTACTCATGTGACTCTAGACTTTCCTCCAATGCAACATAGTTCCGTGGCACGTAACCCTCCTTCTGGAGATTGCTACATTTTGGATATGTATGTCGCGCGTAACACCAGTCCTCATTGCTGGAATTTACAGTtgaatgttaaatatgaaaacaacgGAAAAGATCGGCAATGGTTTCACAGAAAAATGGAAATGTGAAGAGCATATACCGTCACAAAATACGTCCTTATTAATTTGAGGGCAACCAGTTTGGTGATAAGTGGTTGAACGCTACGCCAAATTTAGAAAGCGGACATTGTTAATACAGTTTTCACCAATTGAAGGGTAATAACTCTCGATTAACTAAGCCAAAACTGCTTGTTATCGATCCTGACAGAGATagtatgcccatacacattctgaccaaatttgatgataatttcacaaatattccttaagttattgatcggacaagattgattttaggtaatttctgtAATTAAAGGATGACGCGATGCGGCTGGTCAACGAACGTAGTCAAGATATTATTCCGATACACATTCTTACCATATTTAGTGAATATTGGACAAAGGATTCTAAAGTAATTGATCGGACAAGACCAATTTAAGTTACTGTGGCAAAATGTGATGGTTTTCGAGCTAGTCTAAGGTTAATATTTTGTACATCGACACCAAGGCTCTAATAATACCCTGCCTATTTAATTCCCTTTGAAAAACATACCCGCTAAGTAAAGGGGCAATACCGTATATCATCATATATCTTACTCTCCAGTTATGCCCTCTATAAGTTCGAGAACGTCGCCTTTGCGGAATGTGAGGTCATCTTGTGTTCGGGCATCATAGTCATAGAGCGCAAAAACACGTTTCCCTCCGCCACTGCCTCCTGTAATATAACATAATGACTTTTGTGACTACGATATATGTCCTTTTCGACATCCATGTGCTTTCAGACTCTCGGATGGATAGGGGTGGGGGATAATAGTACAAATGTTACATGAGCATGTCTCACTTTCAGCTCACTAGTGAAAATAACTTccttttcaattatattgtcaTTGCTATGTAAGTATAAGTATGAACAATTATTGTTTCAAGTAATATCAAGCCAACCACTCACTTGAAATGTTTCGTGGAAAAAGTCCCTTTCCTATATACCcccaatatatattattcattagCTTCCTTATACTGAGGAACTTATcaatttttatgtttgaaaattagaATACACATGTGATGATAATATTTACTGCACACAATACCCCATTAATTGAAATGATACACAATCACGGAGTATGattcataaaa comes from the Mya arenaria isolate MELC-2E11 chromosome 13, ASM2691426v1 genome and includes:
- the LOC128213983 gene encoding proto-oncogene tyrosine-protein kinase Yrk-like isoform X2, with the protein product MGCEKSKPKMDTSESKSSDIKGRSEENGDKPREKNDYTNPPVNLPQPGENSIVEGGSGGGKRVFALYDYDARTQDDLTFRKGDVLELIEGITGDNEDWCYARHTYPKCSNLQKEGYVPRNYVALEESLESHDWFFGQVTRKEAERNLLTKDNPVGAFLVRERESCPGSYALSIRDYDQNKANPDCVKHYKLRNMDGGGVYIVKRRQFKSMMELVDHYKVQADCICRSLAAPCSRAVPVMVDLSRDTQDAWEIDRNSLQLAQKLGAGHFGEVWKGIWNNTTDVAIKTLKPGTMKKEAFLAEAQIMKQCRHDKLVRLYAVCSKEEPIYIVTELLNDSLLNYLRDGDGQYITFPDMVHYAEQIAAGMSYLERNKLIHRDLAARNVLVGANYICKVADFGLARIIEDDDYKSAHGSKFPVKWTAPEAVNFLRFTIKSDVWSYGILLMEITTHGQVPYPAL
- the LOC128213983 gene encoding tyrosine-protein kinase SRK2-like isoform X1, which codes for MGCEKSKPKMDTSESKSSDIKGRSEENGDKPREKNDYTNPPVNLPQPGENSIVEGGSGGGKRVFALYDYDARTQDDLTFRKGDVLELIEGITGDNEDWCYARHTYPKCSNLQKEGYVPRNYVALEESLESHDWFFGQVTRKEAERNLLTKDNPVGAFLVRERESCPGSYALSIRDYDQNKANPDCVKHYKLRNMDGGGVYIVKRRQFKSMMELVDHYKVQADCICRSLAAPCSRAVPVMVDLSRDTQDAWEIDRNSLQLAQKLGAGHFGEVWKGIWNNTTDVAIKTLKPGTMKKEAFLAEAQIMKQCRHDKLVRLYAVCSKEEPIYIVTELLNDSLLNYLRDGDGQYITFPDMVHYAEQIAAGMSYLERNKLIHRDLAARNVLVGANYICKVADFGLARIIEDDDYKSAHGSKFPVKWTAPEAVNFLRFTIKSDVWSYGILLMEITTHGQVPYPGMNNKEVLQQIADGYRMPKPLKCSDAMYEIMLKCWDKREENRPTFEFMECFFDDYFAYTELEI